The DNA segment TCTCTTGTGGTTTTAAGTTAGGATTAAAGATAGCTTGCTTGATACCACATAAAAAGCCGATACGCTCAGACCAATAACCGCCTAAACCAACACCACAAATCAACGGAGATGGGTCATCACTTTCTTCGATGACCTTAGTCACTTCTTTTAGCAAATGCTGCATGTCGTGTTTAGGATGAAGTGTGCTGTAGTTGATGAATCGCACATCACTGTCAATAAATTGCAGCTGCAATACTTTTTCATGATTGCCTGGGCTAGTGCTGTCGAAGCCATGTAAATAAATGATCATTGAACCATCCTCAGTTCTCGATAGATAAACTCAATCTACCACGATTATTATGGTTTTAAACCACTGTTTCTACAATTTATGCTTTATGAAACATGAATAGTGATCTACGTAACTCTTACCATTCGACATTGCATAATTAATAACCGCCTAATAACCGTCGAGAGCGAGTTGACGACTTAATATTTGTATCGCTTCTTGGTCTGAAGCTCGCCCATATAAAGAGTAAGTAATGCTATGCCACAACAAAGCCATGAAGCGTAATAAAGGAATCCAGCGTTGAACCATTTCTCGCCATAACGGCTCATTGATGGCTTTAGCATGTGTATTGCCATTTTTTATATCCATTGCAAGTCGCCATTTCGCATACGCTTTAACACTCAAATCAACATCAAACTGCCCGGCAAGAATGCTGGTTGAGACATCCAAAATGGGGCTCGCCATAGCGGCATATTCCCAATCGATAATCACTAATTCTGAATCGTCTTTCTGAATAATATTATAGTCGCCCAGATCGAAGTGACATAAACAAGCAGGCGCAACAGAAAGCGTCTCTTGATACAAGTCATCACACAGAGACAATAAATGGTTAAAACGATAAGTTTGGCTAGGCGTTCGCTGTTCTGGTTCTAATGACTGCCAATACGTTTTTATGCAGCGGGCATAATCAAATGATCTAACAGGGTGTGAAGACATTAAATCATCGTCAAATAGCGTATTTCCCTCTTCAAATCGATGTAACAACGACAAACACTTCATCACACTCTCTAGAGCATCATGATGGTCAACTTGAGTGAGAGTAGTACCATCCACCCACTCGACCAACAAGCCTTCAGAAAAAAGGTTTTCTACCCGTGGTGAAAATGGTGCTTGCTGTAGAACGGATAATATTTGAAATTCATTCCCACGCTCAAGCGATAAAGCCTGCGTAGAAACAGAATGTGGCCGCCATACATAATGGCGGCCACATTGGGTGGATATTTTCCAACATTGATTGGTCAATCCTCCAGAAAGAGGCTGAGCACTGATAGTTTGTTTAAACCATTGTTTTTCTAGCATCACTAAACTCGGTTCTTGTTTAGTGGCTTGTAACCAGCACTCAGTCACTGACAACATTACATTCCGAAGAAACTTTTCGACTCTTGCTTACGGATCTCAGTTTCATCAGCCCATTGGATCAGGCCGGTTTTCAAATCCATTAAACGCATGGTCATTTTGTAGTACACGTCTTTATCACTACCCGCTTCTTTCACAATGCTTGATAGGTTGCCATAAAGCATGTATTGCGCCCCCATCATTTGACCAAATTTGATTGCACTGCTTTGGTCAACCAACTCGTCATTGTTTTGGAAGTTCAATTGCTTACGAACATCTTCTACTTTTGTCATGTCAACCAGCTGGAACTTACCAGAGTTCAGCATTTTAGTGGTGATTGAATCTGTGATGGATTCTGTATCAATATGCTCACTGGTTTTGTTACGAATGTTGTCCACATACACAATTGGACGACCTTGAATGGCGGCAACAGAACCCGAAGCCAGCATGCTGTCTGCCATTTCATTGGCAATTTTTTGTAGATCAGTCGAGCCGAAATCTACTGTTGTGGTTTCCGCAGAATTGGCGTCGCCATACTGAACCTTATTTGAACAGCCACCTAAAATGACAGCTAAGCTAATTAATGCAATTGCTGTTTTTTTCATTCGTTACTTCCTTTCATTAATCTTGTGGGCGAATTTGAATGCGGAATTGTGTCGCATTCGGGTTCACAGACACTTCACTTAAAGTCATTGATTCATAACCGCGTAGGATAAACTGACGCCAAGCCCCTTGCTTCGCATTCACTTCTAGCCCTTGCTCATCATACCAATAAAAACGATATTGCAGATTTTGCGTATCTTGAGAGTTATTGATGATCTTTACTAAACCGCGAGTATTACCGTTATTGGCTTGAGTATCAATGGAGTCAATTGTCAAATCATCATCTAGTGCCGTGTCACTATATAAAACTTGCTGACTGGCGCTATCAATACGCAATCCAGCGGTATTACTGCTAGAACATCCCGCTAAGGCAACAAGTCCTAAGCCTATCACTAACCATTTTTTCATTGAATTACTCCTAATTGTTTATGCCAAGCTGTTACTGTATTCCCTTGACGCGAAAGCCATAAAAACGTTCGGCGATTTTCTTTTACCTCAATTGAGTATTGATGGCTACCCGAGGAAATCGTGTATTCACCAGGCGTAAGATTAATACTGCTGCTAAAAACTTGAGCCGGTAATGTTTGCCAGCTGCGCGTGTCAGGCTGCTCTGTGACAATATTCCATATATTCGCAATCAACTCTGACACACCAGAATCATCGGCTTTGGCTGCTTGATGCCTTAACTGATCTTTGGTGTACAAACGTAGCCCTTGTTTCAGCACCATAGTGGGAATACGCTCACTGAGATCATTTTCTGCCATTAAATTGGTATCAGATAAAAGGCTAGCAGTTAACGCTTGATTATTTAATGTTAACGGGCTGAAATTTTGTACTTTAACATTCTTATACACAGGCAACGCGACACTATAAAACTTGGTTCGACCCGAGCTGTCCCAAATCGGCAATGAAAGACGCCAACTACCACGTTGTGCCACCACGCCCCTTTCATCAATCACGATAAGTTGTCCATTGCCCCGAGGAACCGCCTTCGTATCACCATATTGTTTCACCAAAGCATCCAAATCTTGTCGCATGCCCAATTTTTTTGCTACACGGATGGTGGCATCAATAATCTCACGGTTTTCTGGATAAACTGCTAATGCACGTTTGTAGTCAATGTAAGCATCATTAAGTTGATTATCCGCTTCAAATAGTAATGCAGATAAGTATAACAAATACCCATTTTGTACAGCTTGCAAGGTTTTCCCTGCATCAGGGTACTGAGAAATAATGCTGCCAAGATTCGGCTGAACCCCATTCTTTTTCATTTGTGCCTGTGCGTCTTTTAACTCCGCATCTCGGCTTTTACGCGCTTTTTCTTGTACTTGATTGGCACGGCGCATTTCAACTAATGCGCCTTGAAAATCATTATTCTGTAAATAATTTAACCCTAAATACAGATGTAAATAACCAAGCTCATAATCGGCAGGGTTATACGTGGTTAAATTATCATTGGTTGCTAAGGAACCCGCTTGATTCGCACTTTCACTTACAGAGATAGTCGCGCGTCGAGACAGTTCAGTATAGGCTTTATCACTCAGTTGAAACGACGCAAAACTGTTTGGGTAATTCTCAGCTAAGAATGACACCCGCCCCTTTTCCATATTACTTAAAACCGGGCCACCGATGTCTGAGTCAATGATTTCTTGCTCTGCACTTTTAAAATCGCCTTTCGCGACATCTTGGTACATATCTTTATTTTGTGCAGAGTAATGACTAAAAAGATTACCTGCAGATAAATTCGCGCAAGCACTTAACGTTAAACAGCATACTGCAATCATGATCATTTTTATCGAGCGGCCCCAATACGAAGCAGCAGTAAACTGAAAAGTCGAAACTGGTAACGATTTTATCTGCATTGATTTCATCATAATGTTTAGCGGCCTAGTTAACTAACATTGGCCCTAAAGGTTCGCCACCTACTAAATGCATATGAATATGATAGACCTCTTGTCCACCATGAGCATTGCAGTTCACGATAAGTCGGTATCCATTTTCGGCAATGCCTTCTTGTTGAGCAAGTTTCTTTGCCACGGTAAATAAACGCCCGAGTACACGTTCGTCGTCTTCTTCTACATCGTTTACTGTTGGAATTAACTTATTTGGAATAATTAAAATATGGCTTGGCGCTCTTGGATTAATATCGCGAAACGCAGTGACAAGGTCATCTTGATACAGCATATCTGACGGGATCTCTTTACGGATAATCTTGCTAAAAATCGTTTCTTCAGACATTTCTCACTCCTAATTCGCTAATCGATATTATTGCCTTACGCCACATGCTGGATATTCATCCATCCAATTGATCTGGAATAACTTTCACCATGTAGGGCTTATTAGTATGCGACAAGCCTGCGGATATCACAATATTTTCTCTTGCCAGATTTCCTTGCTTAGAGCGCTGAATTTACAAGCGAAATTGAATTTAATTTGGAACTGATCACACTTTTTATAGTCTAGTTTATACATGCAGTATGTGGTTTTGAGCATGACGAGTGACTTATTTTACTAAATAATCAACGCTTGCCTTGTTATTACCCCCGGTTAGCCACATATTGAATATGAGACATAAGTCACTGTACTTTTTATCTATTACTCCGTTTGACTGTGACTTAAAACATTGACTATCGATTACTTACCTTTCCTGTGTTCATCGCTTCATACCTTCGACACACTAAAGTTGAGTCATTGAATTTATTATATTTTAGCTAATGCTAACAAAGGAAATTAAGATGGCGGTTCATGTTGGAATCATAGATCAAGACCCCGTTCGTTTAATCACCCCACTTTTGGATAACCGCTCTGAATGTACTCACATGGCATTTATCGGTGACCATGAGCAACTCGAAATGTATCAACGACTCGAAACCGTCGTCAGCTCTCGCGGGATCAGCTCTGAGTTTTTCGAAATCCCAAGTGCGGTTAATACTTCAGCTATAAAGGCAAAAGTCAAAGAACTCGCAGAACGTTTAAGAACACGTGATGACAAAATCTTTCTTAATGCCAGTTGTGGGTTAAGACACCGACTACTCTCGGTTTATGAAGTGATTCGCAGTTATAACTGGCCTATCTTTGTTGTTGAACCGTTTAGTGACAATCAATGCTGGCTGTATCCTGACAACCAACCTGAACAACAAGTACAAGACCATATTCGCATCAGTGATTATTTAACCATTTTCGGTGCTCGCAGCGAATTTCCAACCAATGAAATTCCAGCCCCACTTGATGCCAAATTACATGAATTAGGTAAACGTTGGGCAGGTAATGCTTTGGAGCTTGGCCCAGGTCTTGCGACTCTAAACTACTTGGCTACAACCTGCCGTAAAGAGCAAAAACTGGATGTTGAACTAACCGAGAAACAACAAGGTTACCGTGAACTTGATATGTTAATCTCCGACTTAGTTGACATCGAACTTGCCACTTATGAAAACGGCATTCTCACCTTCTACAATGAAGATGCTCGCCGTTTCTCAAATGGTGAATGGTTGGAAAACCTTGTTCACAATACGGTACGTGAAATTCAAGATGAATTGCCCACAATTCAAGATCACTCTTTAAACGTGCAAGTGTACCGTGAAAGTGGTAGTCGCGAAGTGCGTAATGAATTAGATGTAGCGACAGTGGTCAACAATAAGCTGCATATTATTGAATGTAAAACCAAAGGCATGCGTGATGATGGTGACGATACCTTATACAAACTGGAGTCGTTACGTGATTTACTCGGTGGCTTACAGGCTCGGGCTATGCTCGTGAGCTTCCGACCAATGCGTCACAATGATATTTCTCGTGCCCAAGATCTTGGGTTAGCATTAATTGGTCCAGATGAACTCAAAGATCTGAAAAGCTATCTCACGGCTTGGTTTAATGAGGCTGGCGGTCACGAAGAGAATTTATAACTTTCGCTTTATGAGACAAAACCCAAAGCGAAGCCCGCAACAACAAAGCCCAATGATCGACATCATTGGGCTTTTTTATATGATTAATGCGCTGGATTTATAAAATTTCTATTTTACTTTTACAGTAATTTTCTCGCCGCATTCACTACCACTTCGATCGAGCGAGTTTCTGCTTGTTTTAGCGTCTCATGATCTGGGATTTCATCTTTACTACGGTTCACAATCACACCGGCAACACAGCCCGCTTTAAGACCAGAACTCGCACACATGGTCAGCAACGTTGCCGACTCCATTTCAAAGTTCAACACGCCCATTTCTTGCCATTCTTTCATTGAACCCTGAAAGCGTGATACGACACGACCAGTAAAGGTATCGTAGCGTTCTTGGCCTGGGTAGAACGTATCGCTTGATGCTGTGACACCAGTATGTACTGTGCAACCCACTTCTTGCGCAGATTGTTTCATCGCAGTGGCAACATCAAAATCCGCTACAGCAGGGAATTCCATTGGAGCAAAATGCAAACTTGCCCCATCTAAGCGTACAGAGCCGGTGGTGACAATCATATCACCCACATTCAAATGAGGTTGAATCGCCCCTGTTGTACCCACACGCAAGAAAGTACGAACACCAAGTTGCGCCAACTCTTCTACCGCAATAGAGGTTGATGGGCCACCAATACCGGTAGAACATACCACAACAGACTTACCATCAAGTTTCGCACGAAATACCGTGTATTCACGGTGACTAGCTAAAAACTCAGGCTCATCCATTAACTTAGCAATTTTTTCTACACGCGCTGGATCGCCCGGAATAATTGCAAGCGTTGCGCCATTTAAATCTTGTTTGTTCACGCCTAGGTGGAATACGTTTTGAGAATCGGTTGGTGCCACAATGTGCTCCTTAGTTATCGTCTGCCAGAGGGTTTGGCTAAAAAAGATGTTGCTACTGTAATGCCGCCGCATCGCTATTAACGTGATTAAACTCACATCATCAATGCAACATGTATACATAATAAATCAGCTAAACGGTTGCCATCACATTTTAATTCACTTCAGTTGAGGTTCATCATTTGAACCAATAAAAAAGGCCGCATCGATATGCGACCCAACAATCTGGTGTAGATTACACTATACCCGAGTGACGATTATAGTTGATGCTTGAAGCTCTTATCTAGATTATCGCTAATGGCTTTGAGCACTTCTCGGCGAGAAATAATCCCCACCAATTTCTTATTCTCAACCACAGGATAAACTTTAGGTTTACCTTCTTGCATCATGTTCGCCAACTCAATAACCGACATTTCAGGGCTAATAGTAAATGCGTCTTTACGCATACAATCACCCACAGAGTGCGTATCTTGGCAATGATAGCTCACCTGAATTAAACGATTGAGTAAATCTTGTTCTGATAAAAAACCGACCACTTCATTTTTTTCATTCACCACAGGCCCCCCAATATTTTGGGCGGCTAGCACTTTTTCCAAAGCAATCGGCAATGTCATATCAACACTAAAGGTGACGGCTCTTGGGCGCATATAATCTCGAACTTTTAACGATGCCATAAACAACTCCTTTTATTTTGTATTTATCAGGGGCTTTCGTTTTATGTAGCACATTTGGCTTGTTCTTTAAGTGTCGCCTAATTTCTTGATTTTACTAAATGGATTGCGTCAATTTTGTTAATAGCTGTTGCCAATGACACGTTTATCTAGGCCCAAAGACCCTACGTCATTGGCAACATTAGGACGAAAGTTACTTCTTCGCGCGGTTATTCACTGGTGAGAATTTATACAACTCGGGGCGTCGATGTTTGAGGTTGGTCACTGAACCTTCACTATGTAGCATTTTCAGTTTCGATAAGTCCACATCGGCATAAATCATCATCTCCGTATTCGGATCGGCTTCAGCAATGATGGCATCATGAGGGAAATATACATCCGATGGAGAGAACACCGCCGATTGCGCGTATTGAATATCGACGTTATCAACGCGAGGCAAATTACCGACACTACCACTGATTGCGACATAGCATTCATTTTCAATCGCCCTTGCCTGCGCACAAATGCGAACACGTAAGTAACCATTCTTGGTATCTGTCCAAAACGGCACAAACAAAATTTGAATACCTTGCTCAGCTAGCATCCTTCCTAATTCAGGGAATTCGACGTCGTAACAAATTAAGATACCAACTTTACCGGCATCCGTTTCCATCACACGAACTTTATCGCCACCTTCAATTACCCAATCCCACTCTTCATGTGGCGTGATATGGATTTTATATTGCTCTTCGATGATTCCGTCACGGTGTAACATGTATGCAATATTGTACATCTTTCCGTCACGCATCACAGGCAAACTACCAGCAATGATATTGATGTTATAAGTGACCGCTAGGTGGGAGAATCGTTGAATAATTTCATCTGAATACTCACTTAAATAACGCATCGCTTCCACCGAGCGTAAATCCGGAGCCAGCCCCATTAGTGGCGCACTGAAAAACTCTGGGAATAAAGCAAAATCCGATTGGTAATTCGCAAGAGAAGTAATGAAGAATTCCGCTTGGTTCACCAAATCATCTAATGACATGACATGACGCATTTGCCATTGCACCACCCCAATGCGGACAATGTTTTTTTCCGTCGCGTGAATGGAAGCCACTTCTTCTTCGTAAAAAATGTTATCCCACTCTAACAACGTGCCGTAACCTTGCGATTTTTCATCTTCAGGTAAATAACCACGCATCAAACGTTTTACATCGAAATCGTTAGATAATTGGAAGGATAAAATAGGATCGTGAATCTCTTGGCGTTTCACTTTATCGATGTATTCACTGACTTTCATCTCATCGGAATACTTTTTAAAACCAGGGATACGGCCACCGGTCAAAATGGCTTTCAAATTATTGGCGCGGCACATTTCTTTACGAGCTTCGTACAAACGACGCCCTAAGCGCAAGCCACGATAATCTGGGTGCACAAATACATCCAGACCATACAATGCATCCCCTTTCGAATTATGCTGAACCACATCATTCTCGTTGACCAAATCGCTGTTTTTATGCGGAAGAGAAAAACGGCTGTACGCCACTTTCATGGTCAACGCTGCCGCGACCATACGGCCGTTATCTTCAATGCAAACTTGGCCATCTGGAAACTGCGTAATCAAATCACGAATAGTCGATTCAGGCCAGGCACCACCCACATCAGGAAAGACGAGATCCATCAATGCGGCCAGTTCTTCGTAATCTTCAGGAGTGACCGTTCTTAAATTTAACAGCGGGGTATTATTTTCATCCATAAATTTATGCTCCATAACAATCTATAAATTCATTATGCAGACTCGAAATATAAATTCCACCACTCTAATCCACATTACTTGAAAATCAGCAGCTTATACATTCACTAAGTGAGTACTATTTGCTCCTTCCGTATATTTTTCATTCAGCAGCTTTGCTATCATGCGCGCATTACCTCCCAATTCAACACTCATGGTTCAACATTTACGCAATGAAAAAACTACTTTATTCACTGTTCCCAGGCAATCAGCCAGATCAAACGTCGGTCTCCCTACTATTTACTTGCTTTTTCGTAGGAATAGCAGGCGCATTTACCATGCCGACCATGAGTTTATTCATTTCTGAAGAAGTCGGAGCGCGCCCTTATTTGATCGGTGTTTTTTTCATGGTAATGACGATTTCCGGTGTCATTGTGAGCCAAATTATTGGTTGGTGGTCAGATCAAGGTATAGACCGAAAAC comes from the Vibrio gangliei genome and includes:
- the udp gene encoding uridine phosphorylase, whose protein sequence is MAPTDSQNVFHLGVNKQDLNGATLAIIPGDPARVEKIAKLMDEPEFLASHREYTVFRAKLDGKSVVVCSTGIGGPSTSIAVEELAQLGVRTFLRVGTTGAIQPHLNVGDMIVTTGSVRLDGASLHFAPMEFPAVADFDVATAMKQSAQEVGCTVHTGVTASSDTFYPGQERYDTFTGRVVSRFQGSMKEWQEMGVLNFEMESATLLTMCASSGLKAGCVAGVIVNRSKDEIPDHETLKQAETRSIEVVVNAARKLL
- the lpoB gene encoding penicillin-binding protein activator LpoB — protein: MKKTAIALISLAVILGGCSNKVQYGDANSAETTTVDFGSTDLQKIANEMADSMLASGSVAAIQGRPIVYVDNIRNKTSEHIDTESITDSITTKMLNSGKFQLVDMTKVEDVRKQLNFQNNDELVDQSSAIKFGQMMGAQYMLYGNLSSIVKEAGSDKDVYYKMTMRLMDLKTGLIQWADETEIRKQESKSFFGM
- the ycfP gene encoding alpha/beta hydrolase YcfP, with protein sequence MIIYLHGFDSTSPGNHEKVLQLQFIDSDVRFINYSTLHPKHDMQHLLKEVTKVIEESDDPSPLICGVGLGGYWSERIGFLCGIKQAIFNPNLKPQENMQGRIDRPEEYADIATKCIKDYREQNKDNCIVFLSRHDEIRDNQDVYDELSPYYQVEWDEKETHKFKKISQHLQKIKAFKQA
- a CDS encoding YcfL family protein, with product MKKWLVIGLGLVALAGCSSSNTAGLRIDSASQQVLYSDTALDDDLTIDSIDTQANNGNTRGLVKIINNSQDTQNLQYRFYWYDEQGLEVNAKQGAWRQFILRGYESMTLSEVSVNPNATQFRIQIRPQD
- a CDS encoding Card1-like endonuclease domain-containing protein; amino-acid sequence: MAVHVGIIDQDPVRLITPLLDNRSECTHMAFIGDHEQLEMYQRLETVVSSRGISSEFFEIPSAVNTSAIKAKVKELAERLRTRDDKIFLNASCGLRHRLLSVYEVIRSYNWPIFVVEPFSDNQCWLYPDNQPEQQVQDHIRISDYLTIFGARSEFPTNEIPAPLDAKLHELGKRWAGNALELGPGLATLNYLATTCRKEQKLDVELTEKQQGYRELDMLISDLVDIELATYENGILTFYNEDARRFSNGEWLENLVHNTVREIQDELPTIQDHSLNVQVYRESGSREVRNELDVATVVNNKLHIIECKTKGMRDDGDDTLYKLESLRDLLGGLQARAMLVSFRPMRHNDISRAQDLGLALIGPDELKDLKSYLTAWFNEAGGHEENL
- a CDS encoding bifunctional GNAT family N-acetyltransferase/carbon-nitrogen hydrolase family protein, with the translated sequence MDENNTPLLNLRTVTPEDYEELAALMDLVFPDVGGAWPESTIRDLITQFPDGQVCIEDNGRMVAAALTMKVAYSRFSLPHKNSDLVNENDVVQHNSKGDALYGLDVFVHPDYRGLRLGRRLYEARKEMCRANNLKAILTGGRIPGFKKYSDEMKVSEYIDKVKRQEIHDPILSFQLSNDFDVKRLMRGYLPEDEKSQGYGTLLEWDNIFYEEEVASIHATEKNIVRIGVVQWQMRHVMSLDDLVNQAEFFITSLANYQSDFALFPEFFSAPLMGLAPDLRSVEAMRYLSEYSDEIIQRFSHLAVTYNINIIAGSLPVMRDGKMYNIAYMLHRDGIIEEQYKIHITPHEEWDWVIEGGDKVRVMETDAGKVGILICYDVEFPELGRMLAEQGIQILFVPFWTDTKNGYLRVRICAQARAIENECYVAISGSVGNLPRVDNVDIQYAQSAVFSPSDVYFPHDAIIAEADPNTEMMIYADVDLSKLKMLHSEGSVTNLKHRRPELYKFSPVNNRAKK
- the hinT gene encoding purine nucleoside phosphoramidase; translation: MSEETIFSKIIRKEIPSDMLYQDDLVTAFRDINPRAPSHILIIPNKLIPTVNDVEEDDERVLGRLFTVAKKLAQQEGIAENGYRLIVNCNAHGGQEVYHIHMHLVGGEPLGPMLVN
- a CDS encoding CBS domain-containing protein, encoding MASLKVRDYMRPRAVTFSVDMTLPIALEKVLAAQNIGGPVVNEKNEVVGFLSEQDLLNRLIQVSYHCQDTHSVGDCMRKDAFTISPEMSVIELANMMQEGKPKVYPVVENKKLVGIISRREVLKAISDNLDKSFKHQL
- a CDS encoding COG3014 family protein, whose translation is MIAVCCLTLSACANLSAGNLFSHYSAQNKDMYQDVAKGDFKSAEQEIIDSDIGGPVLSNMEKGRVSFLAENYPNSFASFQLSDKAYTELSRRATISVSESANQAGSLATNDNLTTYNPADYELGYLHLYLGLNYLQNNDFQGALVEMRRANQVQEKARKSRDAELKDAQAQMKKNGVQPNLGSIISQYPDAGKTLQAVQNGYLLYLSALLFEADNQLNDAYIDYKRALAVYPENREIIDATIRVAKKLGMRQDLDALVKQYGDTKAVPRGNGQLIVIDERGVVAQRGSWRLSLPIWDSSGRTKFYSVALPVYKNVKVQNFSPLTLNNQALTASLLSDTNLMAENDLSERIPTMVLKQGLRLYTKDQLRHQAAKADDSGVSELIANIWNIVTEQPDTRSWQTLPAQVFSSSINLTPGEYTISSGSHQYSIEVKENRRTFLWLSRQGNTVTAWHKQLGVIQ
- a CDS encoding phosphotransferase, which encodes MLSVTECWLQATKQEPSLVMLEKQWFKQTISAQPLSGGLTNQCWKISTQCGRHYVWRPHSVSTQALSLERGNEFQILSVLQQAPFSPRVENLFSEGLLVEWVDGTTLTQVDHHDALESVMKCLSLLHRFEEGNTLFDDDLMSSHPVRSFDYARCIKTYWQSLEPEQRTPSQTYRFNHLLSLCDDLYQETLSVAPACLCHFDLGDYNIIQKDDSELVIIDWEYAAMASPILDVSTSILAGQFDVDLSVKAYAKWRLAMDIKNGNTHAKAINEPLWREMVQRWIPLLRFMALLWHSITYSLYGRASDQEAIQILSRQLALDGY